From Montipora foliosa isolate CH-2021 chromosome 6, ASM3666993v2, whole genome shotgun sequence, a single genomic window includes:
- the LOC138005218 gene encoding zinc finger MYM-type protein 1-like has protein sequence MCAKNSNFHQLLKLRSQENPEIIEWLQKRDEKYTSPEIQNEMLEAMAFGMMRKISANIQNATFFTIMADETADVSNKEQLVICIRWVDHCFVIQEDFIGMHPLERTTADQVIAILKNALLRMNLNIQHARGQCYDGAVTRAGEKTGVATQIKTINGRCTHCYGHALNLAVADAIKSVQCISDSLDTVREIGRLVKKSPQGNTKLDKIRAETKNESRGVHAFCPTRWTVRGEELAAVINNHAELMEL, from the coding sequence ATGTGTGCGAAGAACTCCAATTTTCATCAGCTGCTGAAACTACGGTCACAAGAAAATCCAGAGATCATTGAGTGGCTTCAGAAAAGAGATGAGAAATACACATCGCCAGAAATTCAGAATGAGATGCTAGAGGCAATGGCTTTTGGCATGATGCGGAAAATATCTGCAAACATTCAGAATGCGACCTTTTTCACGATCATGGCTGACGAAACAGCAGATGTTTCTAACAAGGAACAACTAGTTATTTGCATTCGGTGGGTCGACCACTGTTTTGTGATACAAGAAGATTTCATCGGAATGCATCCTTTGGAAAGAACAACTGCAGATCAAGTAATAGCAATACTAAAGAATGCCCTACTGAGAATGAATTTAAACATCCAGCACGCCCGTGGGCAGTGTTATGATGGAGCAGTGACAAGGGCTGGCGAGAAAACAGGAGTAGCTACGCAAATTAAAACCATCAACGGAAGATGCACGCACTGTTATGGGCATGCCTTAAATCTGGCTGTCGCTGATGCTATAAAATCAGTTCAGTGCATCAGTGATTCACTTGATACAGTACGCGAAATTGGAAGGCTGGTTAAAAAGTCACCGCAAGGAAACACAAAGTTAGACAAAATAAGAGCCGAAACCAAGAATGAGTCACGTGGTGTACATGCATTTTGCCCTACGAGATGGACTGTGCGTGGCGAAGAATTAGCAGCAGTGATCAATAATCACGCTGAACTAATGGAACTATGA
- the LOC138007014 gene encoding serine/threonine-protein phosphatase 2A 55 kDa regulatory subunit B beta isoform-like isoform X1 has product MHVLKDKLHHIGHHSAKHSLGDKRNGAKHKDKEETKNSRLEDGGEVQWCFSQVKGTLDEELTEADIVSTVEFNHDGELLATGDKGGRIVIFQKEDAPKGSQHYGEYNVYSTFQSHEPEFDYLKSLEIEEKINKIKWLKRRNASHFLLSTNDKTVKLWKISERCYAPSNFNLRDDQGVPRNPEDVTSLRVPVFKPSDLVVEASPRRVYANAHTYHINSISLNSDDETYLSADDLRVNLWHLGINDQSYNIVDIKPANMEELTEVITAAEFHPIECSTFAYSSSKGTVRLCDMRQSALCDRHTKMFEEPEDPGARSFFSEIISSISDVRFSHSGRYMLTRDYLTVKVWDLNWENKPIEIYNVHDYLRSKLCSLYENDCIFDKFECVWNGNDESIMTGSYNNFFHIFDRNSKTDVCLEASREFTKLRQILKPRRVAVTGKRKKDDITVECLDFSHKILHTAWHPQENIIAVAATNNLYLFQEAQT; this is encoded by the exons AAGATGGAGGAGAAGTGCAATGGTGCTTTTCACAGGTGAAAGGGACTTTAGATGAGGAACTCACTGAAG CCGACATCGTTTCTACCGTGGAATTCAATCATGATGGGGAACTACTTGCTACCGGAGATAAGGGAGGAAGAATTGTGATCTTTCAGAAGGAAGACGCG CCGAAAGGATCACAACATTATGGCGAATACAACGTTTACAGTACTTTCCAAAGTCACGAACCAGAGTTCGATTATCTTAAAAGTCTGGAAATCGAGGAAAAAATTAACAAGATCAAGTGGTTAAAACGTCGAAATGCATCGCACTTTTTGCTGTCAACGAACG acAAAACTGTCAAGTTATGGAAAATTTCTGAACGCTGCTATGCTCCTAGCAACTTTAATTTAAGGGATGACCAGGGAGTTCCACGAAATCCAGAAGATGTAACGTCACTTCGTGTCCCTGTATTTAAGCCCTCTGACTTGGTTGTGGAGGCAAGTCCAAGAAGAGTATATGCAAATGCCCACACATACCACATTAATTCAATATCTTTAAATAGCGATGATGAAACCTATTTATCTGCAGATGACTTACGGGTAAACCTGTGGCATCTTGGAATAAATGATCAGAGTTACA ATATTGTTGATATTAAACCGGCAAATATGGAAGAACTCACAGAAGTAATTACTGCAGCTGAGTTTCATCCTATAGAATGCAGTACTTTTGCATACAGCAGTAGTAAAGGAACTGTCAGGCTCTGTGATATGAGACAGTCTGCCTTGTGTGACAGACACACTAAAA TGTTTGAAGAACCAGAAGATCCTGGTGCCAGATCATTCTTTTCAGAAATTATTTCTTCAATATCAGATGTGAGGTTTAGTCATTCTGGTCGTTACATGCTGACACGAGACTACTTAACGGTGAAGGTCTGGGATTTAAACTGGGAAAACAAACCAATTGAAATTTACAATGTTCATGACTACCTTAGAAGCAAGTTGTGCTCTCTCTAtgaaaatgactgcatctttgACAAGTTTGAATGTGTGTGGAATGGAAATGATGA GTCTATAATGACTGGTTCctacaacaatttttttcacatcTTTGATCGAAACAGTAAAACTGATGTTTGCCTTGAGGCATCCCGGGAGTTTACTAAACTACGACAGATCCTTAAGCCACGCCGGGTCGCAGTAACCGGGAAAAGAAAGAAGGATGATATTACTGTAGAATGCTTGGACTTTAGTCATAAGATACTTCACACTGCCTGGCATCCTCAGGAGAACATTATAGCTGTTGCTGCAACTAATAACTTGTACTTGTTCCAGGAGGCTCAAACATAA
- the LOC138007014 gene encoding serine/threonine-protein phosphatase 2A 55 kDa regulatory subunit B beta isoform-like isoform X2: MAKDGGEVQWCFSQVKGTLDEELTEADIVSTVEFNHDGELLATGDKGGRIVIFQKEDAPKGSQHYGEYNVYSTFQSHEPEFDYLKSLEIEEKINKIKWLKRRNASHFLLSTNDKTVKLWKISERCYAPSNFNLRDDQGVPRNPEDVTSLRVPVFKPSDLVVEASPRRVYANAHTYHINSISLNSDDETYLSADDLRVNLWHLGINDQSYNIVDIKPANMEELTEVITAAEFHPIECSTFAYSSSKGTVRLCDMRQSALCDRHTKMFEEPEDPGARSFFSEIISSISDVRFSHSGRYMLTRDYLTVKVWDLNWENKPIEIYNVHDYLRSKLCSLYENDCIFDKFECVWNGNDESIMTGSYNNFFHIFDRNSKTDVCLEASREFTKLRQILKPRRVAVTGKRKKDDITVECLDFSHKILHTAWHPQENIIAVAATNNLYLFQEAQT, translated from the exons ATGGCAA AAGATGGAGGAGAAGTGCAATGGTGCTTTTCACAGGTGAAAGGGACTTTAGATGAGGAACTCACTGAAG CCGACATCGTTTCTACCGTGGAATTCAATCATGATGGGGAACTACTTGCTACCGGAGATAAGGGAGGAAGAATTGTGATCTTTCAGAAGGAAGACGCG CCGAAAGGATCACAACATTATGGCGAATACAACGTTTACAGTACTTTCCAAAGTCACGAACCAGAGTTCGATTATCTTAAAAGTCTGGAAATCGAGGAAAAAATTAACAAGATCAAGTGGTTAAAACGTCGAAATGCATCGCACTTTTTGCTGTCAACGAACG acAAAACTGTCAAGTTATGGAAAATTTCTGAACGCTGCTATGCTCCTAGCAACTTTAATTTAAGGGATGACCAGGGAGTTCCACGAAATCCAGAAGATGTAACGTCACTTCGTGTCCCTGTATTTAAGCCCTCTGACTTGGTTGTGGAGGCAAGTCCAAGAAGAGTATATGCAAATGCCCACACATACCACATTAATTCAATATCTTTAAATAGCGATGATGAAACCTATTTATCTGCAGATGACTTACGGGTAAACCTGTGGCATCTTGGAATAAATGATCAGAGTTACA ATATTGTTGATATTAAACCGGCAAATATGGAAGAACTCACAGAAGTAATTACTGCAGCTGAGTTTCATCCTATAGAATGCAGTACTTTTGCATACAGCAGTAGTAAAGGAACTGTCAGGCTCTGTGATATGAGACAGTCTGCCTTGTGTGACAGACACACTAAAA TGTTTGAAGAACCAGAAGATCCTGGTGCCAGATCATTCTTTTCAGAAATTATTTCTTCAATATCAGATGTGAGGTTTAGTCATTCTGGTCGTTACATGCTGACACGAGACTACTTAACGGTGAAGGTCTGGGATTTAAACTGGGAAAACAAACCAATTGAAATTTACAATGTTCATGACTACCTTAGAAGCAAGTTGTGCTCTCTCTAtgaaaatgactgcatctttgACAAGTTTGAATGTGTGTGGAATGGAAATGATGA GTCTATAATGACTGGTTCctacaacaatttttttcacatcTTTGATCGAAACAGTAAAACTGATGTTTGCCTTGAGGCATCCCGGGAGTTTACTAAACTACGACAGATCCTTAAGCCACGCCGGGTCGCAGTAACCGGGAAAAGAAAGAAGGATGATATTACTGTAGAATGCTTGGACTTTAGTCATAAGATACTTCACACTGCCTGGCATCCTCAGGAGAACATTATAGCTGTTGCTGCAACTAATAACTTGTACTTGTTCCAGGAGGCTCAAACATAA